A single region of the Xylanibacillus composti genome encodes:
- a CDS encoding Stp1/IreP family PP2C-type Ser/Thr phosphatase gives MKAVNKTDVGKVRQINEDSSWVNTDWNGLTLAIVADGMGGHKAGDVASQMAISVLQEQLLEISRDTSTEQCEDFLRTAIHAANHKLYELASSNPAYSGMGTTIAVVLANSEWLLAAHIGDSRIYLCTEQAVLQLTEDHSLVNELVKSGQITAEEAATHPRRNILTKAMGTDPFVDPDVRLHDWKAGDLLLICSDGLTSMVGEDRISEFVRNTDSLEQKADRLVESALEAGGDDNVTVVLLANEAMEGGASA, from the coding sequence TTGAAAGCAGTCAACAAGACGGACGTTGGAAAGGTCAGGCAGATCAACGAGGACAGCTCATGGGTGAATACGGACTGGAACGGCTTGACACTGGCGATCGTCGCAGACGGCATGGGGGGCCACAAGGCTGGCGACGTTGCCAGCCAAATGGCGATTTCCGTACTTCAGGAGCAGCTGCTGGAGATTTCCAGGGACACGTCGACCGAACAATGCGAGGATTTCCTTCGGACTGCCATCCATGCCGCCAACCACAAGCTCTACGAACTGGCATCATCTAACCCGGCATACAGCGGAATGGGAACGACCATTGCGGTCGTTCTTGCCAATTCAGAGTGGCTGCTCGCCGCACATATTGGCGACAGCCGGATATATCTGTGCACAGAGCAAGCGGTGCTTCAATTGACGGAAGACCACTCCCTGGTCAACGAGCTGGTCAAGAGCGGCCAGATTACAGCAGAAGAAGCGGCTACACATCCGCGGCGCAACATCTTGACGAAAGCAATGGGAACAGACCCGTTCGTCGATCCGGATGTCAGGCTTCATGATTGGAAAGCCGGCGACCTGCTTCTTATTTGCAGTGATGGCTTGACCAGCATGGTTGGGGAAGATCGGATTTCCGAATTCGTAAGAAATACCGATTCTCTCGAGCAGAAGGCGGATCGCTTGGTAGAAAGCGCACTGGAAGCTGGCGGCGATGACAATGTGACGGTTGTGCTGCTGGCGAATGAAGCGATGGAAGGAGGGGCAAGTGCATGA
- a CDS encoding Asp23/Gls24 family envelope stress response protein yields the protein MPIELVNESGKILVSDEVISVLAGSAALDCYGLVGMATRKQLKDGIAELLGRENLSRGVEVRRDADGVHIDLYIIVSYGTKISEVAHNIQVKVKYVLNEVVGLQVGAVNIFVQGVRVAR from the coding sequence ATGCCGATCGAACTAGTGAATGAAAGTGGGAAGATCCTGGTCTCCGACGAAGTGATCTCCGTGCTGGCCGGTTCAGCAGCATTGGATTGCTATGGCCTTGTTGGCATGGCGACGCGCAAGCAGCTGAAGGACGGCATCGCGGAGTTGCTCGGCAGGGAAAACCTGAGCAGAGGAGTAGAGGTGCGAAGGGATGCCGACGGCGTTCATATAGATTTATACATAATTGTCAGCTACGGCACAAAAATTTCTGAGGTAGCCCATAATATCCAAGTGAAAGTGAAATATGTCTTGAACGAAGTCGTTGGACTGCAGGTAGGGGCAGTAAATATTTTTGTCCAGGGCGTTCGTGTGGCTCGATAG
- the rpe gene encoding ribulose-phosphate 3-epimerase yields MPTLKIAPSILSADFAKLGEEVRTVEQGGADWIHVDVMDGHFVPNLTFGALVVDAIRPHTKLPLDVHLMIERPDAYIPDFARAGAAMITVHAEACTHLHRTIHLIRDQGVKAGVVLNPATPLSMIDFVLSDVDLVLLMTVNPGFGGQQFIQEVIPKIRELRKRLDERGLTEIDVEVDGGIHDATAPLVVEAGANVLVAGNYIFGSADRAAAITKLRESTTKSRA; encoded by the coding sequence ATGCCAACTCTAAAAATTGCACCTTCGATACTTTCAGCTGATTTTGCGAAGCTGGGAGAGGAGGTGCGCACGGTCGAGCAGGGCGGCGCCGACTGGATTCATGTCGATGTGATGGACGGCCATTTCGTGCCGAATCTGACATTCGGGGCACTCGTTGTCGACGCGATTCGTCCCCATACGAAGCTGCCGCTGGATGTTCACCTGATGATTGAGCGGCCGGATGCATATATTCCGGATTTTGCGCGTGCCGGCGCTGCAATGATCACCGTACATGCGGAAGCATGCACGCATTTGCATCGGACTATCCATTTGATTCGGGATCAGGGCGTCAAGGCGGGGGTCGTCTTGAATCCGGCCACGCCGCTGTCGATGATCGATTTCGTCCTGTCTGATGTGGATCTTGTGCTGCTGATGACGGTCAATCCCGGCTTTGGCGGCCAGCAGTTTATTCAGGAGGTCATCCCGAAAATCCGGGAATTGCGCAAACGGTTGGACGAACGGGGGCTGACCGAGATCGACGTGGAAGTGGACGGTGGGATCCATGACGCAACGGCGCCGCTTGTCGTAGAGGCAGGAGCTAACGTATTGGTGGCCGGCAACTATATTTTCGGTTCGGCAGACCGTGCGGCAGCGATCACCAAACTGAGGGAGAGCACAACAAAATCAAGGGCTTAA
- the rsgA gene encoding ribosome small subunit-dependent GTPase A gives MPEGKIVKALSGYYYVLLEQGGDTVQCRARGVFKKRGITPLVGDRVQIELSSPKEGTVVEVKPRSSFLVRPPVANVDVAVLVFSVAEPALSWQLLDKFLVHIEHAGLDAVICLTKADLADEEAEAHLVQTKQMYEAIGYAVIETSVRSGMGLRALEEAINGRTAVLAGQSGVGKSSLINALVPGKEMETGEISMRLGRGRHTTRHVELIPLQSGGVVLDTPGFSQLDFANVETDDLGSCFREFVPLAEQCKFRGCLHRSEPSCAVRGAAETGQLFSSRYAHYELFFDELKDRKRRY, from the coding sequence ATGCCAGAAGGGAAAATCGTCAAGGCATTAAGTGGATACTACTATGTGCTCCTCGAACAGGGAGGCGACACGGTTCAATGCAGAGCGAGAGGGGTTTTCAAGAAACGCGGCATCACCCCGCTCGTAGGAGACCGCGTTCAGATTGAGCTGAGCAGTCCGAAGGAAGGAACGGTTGTAGAGGTGAAACCGCGCAGCTCCTTCCTTGTTCGGCCTCCTGTTGCCAACGTGGATGTGGCTGTCCTTGTGTTCTCTGTGGCCGAGCCCGCTTTAAGCTGGCAGCTGCTGGACAAATTTCTGGTTCATATCGAGCATGCCGGACTTGACGCAGTCATCTGCCTGACGAAGGCAGACTTGGCCGATGAGGAAGCAGAGGCACATCTTGTGCAGACGAAACAAATGTACGAAGCAATCGGCTATGCCGTGATTGAAACGAGTGTGCGTTCCGGAATGGGATTGCGTGCATTGGAAGAGGCGATTAATGGGCGGACGGCTGTCTTAGCCGGCCAGTCGGGGGTCGGGAAATCCTCACTGATCAATGCGCTGGTACCGGGCAAGGAAATGGAAACCGGCGAGATCAGCATGAGACTGGGCAGAGGACGGCATACGACCCGCCATGTGGAGCTGATTCCCCTGCAATCGGGCGGTGTCGTTCTGGATACGCCGGGGTTTAGCCAGCTGGACTTCGCCAATGTGGAAACAGACGATTTGGGCAGCTGTTTCCGGGAATTTGTTCCGCTGGCGGAACAGTGTAAATTCAGGGGATGCTTGCACCGCAGCGAGCCATCTTGCGCAGTGCGCGGCGCTGCTGAAACAGGGCAGTTGTTCAGCAGCCGCTATGCTCATTACGAGCTGTTTTTTGACGAGTTGAAGGACAGGAAGCGGAGGTATTGA
- a CDS encoding DegV family protein yields the protein MSKVRIVTDSTADIPAETRERLGIEMVPLKVHFGEEAYRDYLDIKPEEFYGKLKQAKELPTTSQPSPVDFLNVYKRLLEEDPDTEIISVHLSSSLSGTYQSAVLAKSLLEDQTNITIVDSKTASYGIGIIVEEMAKAALEGKSKDECLAIYEPMRQDPRLYFLVDTLEYLQKGGRIGRASALVGSLLHIKPILSLDDSGTIYSVDKVRGQRKALARIVELFEQDLQGKAIALTIVHAEALETAQLAAELIKERFEVKNVRYAMLGPVIGTHVGPGTIGIFAVPAP from the coding sequence ATGAGTAAAGTGCGAATTGTAACGGACAGTACTGCGGATATTCCCGCAGAAACAAGGGAACGACTTGGCATTGAAATGGTACCGCTGAAGGTGCATTTTGGCGAGGAAGCCTATCGGGACTATCTCGATATCAAGCCGGAGGAGTTCTATGGAAAGCTCAAGCAAGCCAAGGAATTGCCGACGACCTCGCAGCCTTCGCCTGTTGATTTTCTGAATGTATATAAGCGGCTGCTTGAAGAAGATCCGGATACAGAAATTATTTCCGTACATCTTTCCTCATCGTTAAGCGGTACATATCAATCTGCAGTTCTGGCCAAATCGCTGCTGGAAGACCAGACCAACATAACGATTGTCGACTCCAAGACCGCTTCTTATGGGATTGGCATCATCGTAGAGGAGATGGCGAAAGCCGCGCTTGAAGGCAAGAGCAAGGATGAATGTCTGGCGATTTATGAACCGATGCGCCAGGATCCCCGCCTTTATTTTTTGGTGGACACATTGGAATACCTGCAAAAGGGCGGACGTATCGGCAGAGCTTCAGCGCTTGTCGGATCGCTCCTGCACATTAAGCCGATCCTCTCCCTGGACGATTCAGGTACGATCTATTCGGTGGACAAGGTGCGCGGACAACGCAAGGCGCTCGCCCGCATTGTAGAGCTGTTCGAGCAAGACTTGCAGGGCAAGGCCATTGCATTGACGATCGTTCATGCAGAAGCGCTTGAGACCGCCCAGCTGGCGGCGGAATTGATCAAGGAACGCTTCGAGGTGAAGAACGTTCGCTACGCGATGCTGGGCCCGGTTATCGGCACCCATGTCGGTCCAGGCACGATCGGCATCTTTGCAGTTCCGGCACCATGA
- the pknB gene encoding Stk1 family PASTA domain-containing Ser/Thr kinase, whose translation MIGSELGGRYEVVERIGGGGMAIVYRGVDLLLHRQVAIKVLRQQFVHDEDFIRRFRREAQAAASLSHPNVVSIYDVGQQDEVHYIVMEYIEGHNLNDRIKEQAPLQVEDAIHIASQICDALAHAHHNQIIHRDIKPHNILIGKNGRVKVTDFGIARAATSSDITQTGAVLGSVHYFSPEHAKGVQQGTGSDLYSLGVVLYQMVTGRLPFIGESPISVALKHLQEDFEDPKQINPMLPQSVENIILKSLRKNPAERYQTAEEMLADLETALDPRRSHEPKLAVSSHDGEDDEQRTIIMPAIRGNYKSETSLEDTYVGGDRTRSHAEEHDEKRWKRPLILAGVWIAILAVAIFGAWYGIKLVLNLLDVPEVDVPEVIGMEQEEAIRTLEQFNLVADPIIEQYKDDVEKGIVYDQEPRNMVVNENSTVRLYVSLGPELLDVPELVGQSWERVERELAAYGLNPELVTVEEEFSEEEVGTILEQSPLPGESFNPKTDELHLVISKGLDTFEMPNVVGYMQNVAESILERNGLQYEVKTGTDYSVQKGIVYMQHPYRGGEMVSKGEKITIYVSEGYPEDALMPTRVIEIEPEVEGEPSTIRIVYSDARGEDREWDTREIKERVSLPITVVVSPNKDAIIRYYVNDKFGDSFTVTYEDALNQHAPAPNMSEAGTSVPANTGTESTPDGDSSSDSDLESSHEQAHTHSADEPVTEDTD comes from the coding sequence ATGATCGGAAGCGAGCTGGGAGGCCGCTACGAAGTTGTCGAACGGATCGGCGGCGGCGGCATGGCCATTGTGTACAGGGGCGTGGATTTATTATTGCATCGTCAGGTAGCCATCAAAGTGCTGCGTCAGCAGTTTGTGCATGATGAGGACTTTATCCGCCGCTTTCGCCGAGAAGCGCAAGCGGCTGCTTCCTTGTCCCATCCGAATGTCGTCAGCATCTATGATGTCGGTCAGCAGGATGAAGTTCATTATATCGTTATGGAATACATAGAAGGGCATAATTTGAACGACCGCATTAAGGAACAGGCGCCGCTGCAGGTAGAAGATGCGATTCACATCGCAAGCCAAATTTGCGATGCGCTTGCGCACGCCCATCATAATCAGATTATTCATCGGGATATCAAGCCGCACAACATTCTGATCGGCAAAAACGGCAGAGTGAAGGTGACCGATTTCGGTATAGCCAGAGCAGCCACTTCCTCCGACATTACACAGACCGGCGCTGTGCTTGGCTCGGTGCATTATTTTTCCCCTGAGCACGCCAAGGGGGTGCAGCAGGGAACCGGCTCCGACTTGTATTCGCTCGGTGTCGTGCTCTATCAGATGGTCACGGGCCGCTTGCCGTTTATCGGAGAAAGCCCGATCAGCGTTGCGTTGAAGCATTTGCAGGAGGATTTCGAAGATCCTAAGCAGATTAATCCGATGCTGCCGCAAAGTGTGGAAAATATCATCTTGAAATCATTAAGAAAAAATCCTGCGGAGCGCTATCAGACGGCAGAGGAAATGCTTGCGGATTTGGAAACCGCGCTGGACCCTAGAAGAAGCCACGAACCGAAGCTGGCTGTTTCCTCGCATGACGGAGAGGACGATGAGCAGCGGACGATCATCATGCCGGCGATACGGGGAAACTACAAGTCCGAAACAAGCCTTGAAGATACGTATGTGGGCGGGGATCGCACGCGCAGCCATGCGGAAGAACACGACGAGAAGCGCTGGAAACGACCGCTGATTCTGGCTGGCGTCTGGATCGCGATATTGGCTGTAGCGATCTTCGGAGCATGGTACGGCATTAAGCTGGTATTGAATTTGCTTGATGTGCCCGAAGTGGATGTGCCGGAGGTGATCGGCATGGAGCAGGAGGAAGCGATACGCACATTGGAGCAATTCAATCTGGTTGCCGACCCGATCATCGAGCAGTACAAGGATGACGTGGAGAAGGGCATCGTATATGATCAGGAGCCGCGCAATATGGTAGTGAACGAGAATTCCACAGTAAGGCTGTATGTCAGCCTCGGGCCGGAGCTCTTGGACGTGCCGGAGCTTGTAGGCCAAAGCTGGGAGAGGGTCGAGCGCGAGCTTGCCGCCTACGGGCTTAATCCGGAACTGGTTACAGTGGAGGAAGAGTTCAGCGAAGAGGAAGTCGGCACCATTCTGGAGCAAAGCCCGCTGCCCGGCGAGTCGTTCAATCCGAAGACCGACGAGCTTCACCTCGTCATCAGCAAAGGGCTGGATACGTTCGAGATGCCTAACGTGGTTGGATACATGCAAAATGTAGCTGAATCGATTCTGGAAAGGAACGGCCTCCAGTATGAGGTGAAAACCGGAACGGACTACTCTGTCCAGAAGGGCATCGTCTATATGCAGCATCCGTACAGAGGCGGCGAGATGGTGTCTAAAGGCGAGAAGATTACGATCTATGTCAGCGAGGGCTATCCGGAGGATGCTCTCATGCCGACCAGGGTTATCGAAATTGAGCCTGAAGTGGAAGGCGAGCCGTCGACCATTCGCATAGTCTACAGCGATGCGCGCGGTGAGGACAGGGAATGGGACACAAGAGAAATCAAGGAGAGGGTGTCCCTGCCGATTACCGTCGTTGTCTCTCCGAACAAAGACGCGATTATCCGCTACTATGTAAACGACAAGTTCGGCGACAGCTTTACCGTGACGTATGAAGACGCCTTGAATCAGCATGCGCCGGCGCCGAATATGAGTGAAGCGGGTACATCCGTTCCAGCGAATACCGGAACGGAAAGCACGCCGGATGGAGATTCTTCGTCAGACAGCGATCTGGAATCTTCACACGAGCAGGCGCACACCCATAGCGCAGACGAACCAGTGACGGAGGATACGGATTAA
- the spoVM gene encoding stage V sporulation protein SpoVM — translation MKFYTFKLPKFLGGMVKAILNSFQKNG, via the coding sequence ATGAAGTTTTATACCTTTAAGCTGCCGAAATTTTTGGGCGGGATGGTCAAAGCGATTCTGAATTCGTTCCAAAAAAACGGGTAA
- the rpmB gene encoding 50S ribosomal protein L28 has protein sequence MSRKCYVTGKAPKRGNNVSHANNKTRRTWGVNVQKVRILVDGKPKRVYVSTRALKSGKVTRV, from the coding sequence ATGTCTCGCAAATGTTACGTAACTGGAAAAGCTCCTAAACGGGGGAACAACGTGTCCCACGCGAACAATAAAACCAGACGCACTTGGGGTGTCAATGTGCAAAAGGTTCGTATTCTCGTCGACGGCAAACCAAAGCGTGTTTATGTGAGCACTCGCGCTCTGAAGTCCGGCAAAGTAACACGTGTCTAA
- the rlmN gene encoding 23S rRNA (adenine(2503)-C(2))-methyltransferase RlmN has product MKPFVYDLTLDGWKSWAKEQGEPAFRAGQIFDWLYVKRASSFEEMSNLPKPLRTKLEEHFGFVTLDEITRMASKDGTVKFLFGLHDGHAIETVLMRHDYGNSVCVTTQVGCRIGCTFCASTLGGLKRNLEPGEIVAQVLEAQRLLDSTGERVSSIVVMGSGEPFENYEATMDFFRIINDDHGLNIGQRHITVSTSGIVPNIYRFADEMTQINLAISIHAPNDKLRSKLMPVNRRFPFEDVMKACRYYIEKTGRRITFEYALIGGVNDQPEHAEELADVLQGMLCHVNLIPVNYVPERDYVRTPREDIFEFKRILDRKKINTTIRREQGHDIAAACGQLRAKHMESSKR; this is encoded by the coding sequence ATGAAACCTTTCGTATATGATTTGACCTTGGACGGCTGGAAAAGCTGGGCGAAGGAGCAGGGCGAGCCCGCATTTCGCGCTGGCCAGATTTTCGATTGGCTGTATGTCAAGCGCGCTTCGAGCTTTGAAGAGATGTCCAATTTGCCCAAGCCTTTGCGTACAAAGCTGGAAGAGCACTTCGGATTTGTCACGCTGGATGAAATTACCCGCATGGCGTCCAAGGACGGTACGGTGAAATTTTTGTTCGGGCTGCATGACGGTCACGCGATAGAAACCGTGCTGATGCGGCACGATTACGGCAACAGCGTATGCGTGACCACACAAGTCGGATGCCGAATCGGCTGTACGTTTTGCGCTTCCACGCTCGGCGGGCTCAAGCGGAACTTGGAGCCTGGCGAGATTGTGGCGCAGGTGCTGGAAGCCCAGCGTCTGTTGGACAGCACAGGAGAACGCGTCAGCAGCATTGTCGTGATGGGCTCCGGAGAGCCATTCGAGAATTACGAGGCCACGATGGATTTCTTCCGCATCATCAATGACGATCATGGCTTGAATATTGGCCAGCGTCACATTACGGTATCCACCAGCGGCATCGTTCCGAACATTTACCGGTTTGCCGATGAGATGACGCAAATCAATCTGGCGATTTCGATACACGCACCGAATGACAAGCTGCGCTCCAAGCTTATGCCGGTCAATAGGAGATTTCCATTCGAAGATGTCATGAAAGCGTGCAGGTATTACATCGAAAAGACAGGCAGGCGGATCACCTTTGAATATGCTCTGATTGGCGGCGTCAACGATCAGCCGGAGCATGCGGAAGAGCTGGCGGATGTGCTGCAGGGCATGCTGTGCCACGTCAATCTGATTCCGGTCAATTACGTGCCGGAGCGTGACTATGTGCGCACACCGAGAGAGGACATTTTTGAATTCAAGCGAATATTGGACCGCAAGAAGATCAATACGACCATTCGCCGGGAACAGGGACACGACATTGCAGCTGCCTGCGGACAGCTGCGGGCAAAGCATATGGAGTCGAGTAAGAGGTGA
- the rsmB gene encoding 16S rRNA (cytosine(967)-C(5))-methyltransferase RsmB: MNKKSAAARNTTARALALDVLTEVEVELAYSNLLLNQRLSNSRLSPADKGLATELVYGTIQRLNTLDYMLNRFVKKGVDSLQPWVRNLLRLSFYQLAYLDRIPVHAVVHEAVNLAKRRGHAGISGMVNGVLRNALRSQDGLLQAASDAPPARRIAIRHSHPEWLVERWLRQFGEEETEAICEANNRPPKVSIRVNRLRRTREELLEMLREAKVDCEPSALSPDGIVVKGAGNMAHTSWYEGGECSIQDESSMLVARAVCPEPGMKVLDACAAPGGKTTHLAELMEDKGELWANDIHAHKEQLVRSQAERLSLQCVKPMVEDALKLPEHFAAETFDRILLDAPCSGLGVIRRKPDLKWRKDAREIESLASLQLELLQALAPLVKPGGRLVYSTCTIERSENEQVCEAFLNGNASFEPDHSLGSRLGPALANDSSSAAVQILPHHFGSDGFYIASFTRKC, translated from the coding sequence ATGAATAAGAAATCGGCCGCTGCCCGCAATACGACAGCCAGAGCGCTGGCGCTGGATGTGCTGACTGAGGTTGAAGTGGAACTGGCTTACAGCAATCTGCTGCTTAACCAGCGGCTGTCGAACAGCCGGTTGTCCCCAGCCGATAAAGGCTTGGCGACTGAGCTGGTCTATGGGACCATCCAGCGCCTGAATACGCTGGATTACATGCTGAATCGCTTTGTCAAGAAAGGAGTCGACAGCTTGCAGCCATGGGTGCGCAATTTGCTTCGGCTCAGCTTTTATCAGCTTGCGTATCTGGACCGAATCCCCGTACACGCGGTCGTTCATGAGGCTGTCAATTTGGCCAAGCGGCGGGGACATGCCGGCATCTCCGGCATGGTCAACGGCGTGTTGCGCAACGCGCTTCGTTCACAAGATGGTCTGCTGCAGGCAGCGAGCGATGCACCGCCTGCAAGGCGGATCGCGATCAGGCACTCGCATCCGGAATGGCTGGTGGAGCGCTGGCTGCGGCAATTCGGCGAAGAGGAGACAGAAGCGATTTGCGAAGCGAACAATCGGCCTCCGAAGGTAAGCATACGGGTTAACAGGCTGCGCCGCACTCGCGAGGAACTGCTGGAGATGCTGCGCGAGGCTAAGGTGGATTGCGAGCCCTCCGCCTTGTCACCCGACGGCATCGTCGTGAAGGGTGCAGGCAACATGGCGCATACCTCTTGGTATGAGGGAGGGGAATGCTCCATCCAGGACGAGAGCTCGATGCTGGTCGCCCGGGCTGTGTGTCCGGAACCGGGGATGAAAGTGTTGGACGCCTGCGCGGCTCCCGGCGGGAAAACAACGCATCTTGCAGAGCTTATGGAAGATAAGGGCGAGCTGTGGGCGAACGATATTCACGCCCACAAGGAGCAGCTTGTACGCAGTCAGGCAGAACGACTCAGTCTTCAATGTGTCAAGCCGATGGTGGAAGACGCCTTGAAGCTGCCCGAGCATTTCGCGGCCGAAACCTTCGACCGGATTTTGCTGGACGCCCCGTGCTCGGGGCTGGGCGTCATTCGCCGCAAGCCGGATCTGAAATGGCGAAAGGACGCGCGCGAGATTGAGTCGCTGGCCTCCTTGCAGCTGGAGCTGCTGCAGGCGCTCGCACCGCTCGTCAAGCCCGGGGGGCGGCTCGTCTACAGCACATGCACAATCGAGCGCAGCGAGAACGAGCAGGTATGTGAGGCGTTCCTGAACGGGAACGCTTCCTTCGAACCGGATCACAGCTTGGGCTCCCGATTAGGCCCCGCTTTAGCGAACGATTCATCGTCAGCGGCTGTTCAGATCTTGCCGCATCACTTCGGCAGCGACGGCTTTTATATAGCCAGCTTTACCCGGAAGTGTTAA
- a CDS encoding DAK2 domain-containing protein yields MSKRFIDGSDFERMIAAAAARLKEQVQTVNNLNVFPVPDGDTGTNMNMTLQSGMEQLREKHSPDLGRSAEVLSKGLLMGARGNSGVILSQLFRGFAKGVNGQKEIDTVQFAQALQQGVDTAYQAVVKPVEGTILTVSREAAKHAVTIARRTDDFHAFLEEVTAKAKEALARTPDLLPVLKQVGVVDSGGQGLVYVYEGFLNGLKLSYADEPFAIASDAVRPEPKQEESAAPMEARGEAGEVAAQRYLDPDSIQYPYDMEFFIRLQSGNGSVQETFSEEKLRRQLSAIGDSVLVIADEEFAKVHVHTNVPGEVFNTAIRYGELTRFHLENMRDQHRRLIDEEEPGLSDGLEHAEETADLEQPMENLKPFGMVTVALGDGIASIFESLGVDVVLTGGQTMNPSTEDIVQAVEQVGAQTVFVLPNNSNIILAAQQAKQLAKANIIVIPTKTIPQGMAAALAFQEDLTAEEIERSMLPAIERVRSGQITNAVRNTQMEGVDIQEGDFIAILDGKIVVAEENLFDAGKQLLDRMLEHGDEVVTLLVGEDADAEMTERLSQYVQEQYPMAELEVLQGGQPLYPYLISVE; encoded by the coding sequence TTGAGTAAGCGCTTTATTGACGGATCAGATTTCGAACGGATGATCGCAGCGGCCGCCGCACGTCTCAAAGAACAGGTCCAAACGGTTAACAATTTGAATGTGTTTCCGGTACCCGACGGAGATACCGGTACAAATATGAATATGACTCTCCAATCCGGTATGGAGCAGCTCAGAGAGAAGCATTCTCCGGATTTGGGACGCTCTGCCGAAGTGCTTTCCAAGGGCTTGCTCATGGGGGCAAGAGGGAATTCCGGCGTCATACTCTCACAGTTGTTCAGAGGATTTGCCAAAGGGGTTAACGGACAGAAGGAAATCGATACCGTCCAATTTGCCCAGGCGCTTCAGCAAGGGGTCGATACAGCATATCAGGCAGTTGTGAAGCCGGTGGAGGGCACGATTTTGACGGTGTCCCGCGAAGCGGCCAAGCATGCGGTGACAATCGCGAGAAGGACCGATGATTTTCATGCCTTCCTGGAGGAAGTGACAGCGAAGGCGAAAGAAGCGCTTGCCCGTACGCCTGATCTGCTTCCGGTTTTGAAGCAGGTGGGGGTGGTCGATTCTGGCGGCCAAGGCTTGGTCTATGTCTATGAAGGCTTTCTGAATGGCTTGAAGCTTAGCTACGCCGACGAGCCTTTTGCGATCGCCTCTGACGCAGTCAGGCCGGAACCGAAGCAGGAAGAGTCAGCAGCCCCAATGGAGGCAAGGGGAGAGGCTGGCGAGGTTGCCGCTCAGAGGTACTTGGATCCGGATTCTATCCAATATCCGTATGACATGGAGTTTTTTATCCGCTTGCAGAGCGGAAATGGCTCTGTCCAGGAAACCTTCTCGGAAGAGAAGCTGCGCCGGCAGCTTTCGGCCATCGGCGACAGTGTGCTGGTTATTGCGGACGAGGAATTCGCCAAGGTGCATGTTCATACGAACGTGCCGGGCGAAGTGTTTAACACAGCTATTCGTTACGGGGAATTGACACGCTTCCATCTGGAAAATATGCGGGACCAGCACCGCCGGTTGATCGATGAGGAAGAGCCGGGTTTATCTGACGGATTGGAACATGCGGAGGAAACTGCGGATCTGGAGCAGCCAATGGAGAATCTGAAGCCATTCGGCATGGTCACGGTGGCTCTTGGCGACGGGATCGCAAGCATTTTCGAGAGTTTGGGCGTCGACGTGGTGCTGACCGGCGGACAGACGATGAATCCGAGCACAGAGGATATTGTGCAGGCAGTGGAGCAGGTTGGCGCGCAAACCGTGTTTGTGCTCCCGAACAATTCCAATATTATATTGGCTGCGCAGCAGGCGAAGCAATTGGCCAAGGCGAATATAATTGTCATCCCGACCAAAACGATTCCGCAAGGGATGGCGGCGGCTCTTGCATTCCAGGAAGACTTGACGGCTGAGGAGATAGAGCGCAGCATGCTCCCAGCCATCGAGAGGGTGCGCTCCGGGCAAATCACGAACGCTGTACGGAATACGCAGATGGAAGGCGTCGATATTCAGGAAGGCGACTTTATCGCGATCCTGGATGGAAAGATTGTTGTTGCAGAGGAAAATCTCTTCGACGCGGGCAAGCAGCTGCTGGATCGGATGCTTGAGCATGGGGACGAAGTGGTGACCTTGCTGGTTGGGGAAGATGCAGATGCCGAGATGACCGAGCGGCTGTCCCAGTATGTGCAAGAGCAGTATCCAATGGCCGAGCTCGAGGTTTTGCAGGGCGGCCAGCCACTGTATCCTTATCTGATTTCGGTTGAATAA